In a genomic window of Vibrio marisflavi CECT 7928:
- a CDS encoding LysR family transcriptional regulator has product MTPYPNIPYSHHALKTFEAVARLLSFTLAADELNVTQSAVSRQIKQLEEELNTALIVRKHRAIELTQRGEELSFVLGKNFQSIESLISSWQLQNKQRLVIKASLSFTTRTLITKLHELHEKYPDYEIIIIPSLDGEACVTANDYDLLIFCTKQPQVFRNQPNMIFLREEYMAPVCATSSTEERVDLQSILAMPRVHSTLDHYDWKLWLANQNVESSHNVRDISFYSLDVALSACLAGQGATVTDLLLVLPELQRGFLKCPDQVKIQYSAWQYFCFKRNNSPLIDEIIQWVQEQAKSEITQLQQLAKKHHWTGVVD; this is encoded by the coding sequence ATGACACCGTATCCGAATATCCCCTATTCTCACCATGCGCTGAAAACATTTGAAGCGGTTGCGAGACTGCTTAGCTTTACGTTGGCAGCTGATGAGTTGAATGTTACTCAAAGTGCGGTAAGCAGGCAGATTAAGCAGCTAGAAGAGGAGCTCAATACCGCTCTCATTGTCAGAAAACATCGTGCAATAGAATTAACTCAACGTGGGGAGGAATTGTCTTTTGTGTTGGGTAAGAACTTTCAATCTATTGAATCCCTAATCTCCTCTTGGCAATTGCAAAATAAACAGCGCTTAGTCATTAAAGCGAGCTTAAGTTTTACGACTCGTACCTTAATTACCAAACTCCATGAACTGCATGAGAAATATCCAGACTACGAGATCATTATTATTCCATCGCTTGATGGTGAAGCATGCGTCACCGCCAACGATTATGATTTACTCATATTCTGTACCAAGCAGCCCCAGGTATTTCGTAATCAACCAAACATGATTTTTTTGCGTGAAGAGTATATGGCGCCAGTTTGCGCTACAAGCTCAACAGAAGAAAGGGTAGATTTACAATCAATCTTAGCTATGCCAAGGGTTCACTCGACATTAGATCATTATGACTGGAAGCTTTGGCTTGCAAACCAAAATGTTGAATCCTCGCACAATGTGCGTGACATTTCCTTCTATTCACTGGATGTCGCATTAAGCGCATGCTTAGCTGGGCAAGGTGCGACCGTTACGGATCTGTTGCTGGTTCTACCTGAGTTACAACGTGGATTTTTAAAGTGTCCCGATCAAGTAAAAATACAATACAGTGCTTGGCAGTATTTCTGTTTCAAACGTAACAATTCACCACTAATAGACGAAATAATCCAGTGGGTTCAAGAACAAGCTAAGTCGGAAATCACACAATTACAACAGCTAGCTAAGAAACACCACTGGACAGGAGTCGTCGATTAA
- a CDS encoding MATE family efflux transporter yields MKKIISLALPLIVSQLIAVALVLTDVWMMSRISVEALAAGGLGASVYTFIFVVSSSIVGCVANLVAIAYGQRAARPEFANKQIRLAVKGAVLLSVVLTLVISFLFAFIPHLLILADQPAEVIKGAMSYADAMKWALLPSFLLLVLRGLTSAFGRVRSIMVMSLLTVIINVPISYCFAFVLNMGLAGLGYGSSLAALIVMLGYGIWVFDRQEFKKFAPWLNVQEYSIKLMKPLLSLGIPIALAASLENGLIYGGTLLAGTIGVMALAIHQILLQCLSFAWNINFGFSQASAILVGQDFGADNPEGIKQTSIKSFVLVTALSGVLSAIFIIWPDFILGMFGVEASNTELTRMFASVIWVVALCFVVDGWQLLAINLLRGMKIVNRPTISTAVGYWLFGLPSAWYLMSHIGLAGIWAGIGVGLAVTGVLLLIQLNSAIHKQSHSHRLAQA; encoded by the coding sequence ATGAAGAAAATCATCTCTTTGGCATTACCACTTATTGTCTCACAGCTAATTGCTGTCGCATTAGTTTTAACGGATGTGTGGATGATGTCGCGTATAAGTGTAGAGGCGTTGGCTGCTGGTGGTTTAGGAGCTTCGGTATATACGTTTATTTTTGTTGTTTCCAGCAGTATTGTTGGTTGTGTAGCTAACTTGGTTGCAATTGCTTATGGGCAACGTGCTGCGCGACCAGAGTTTGCGAATAAGCAAATTCGATTGGCGGTAAAAGGCGCGGTGTTGCTGTCTGTCGTACTGACTCTTGTCATCAGCTTCCTATTTGCTTTTATTCCTCATTTGCTTATTTTGGCTGATCAACCCGCTGAGGTAATAAAAGGTGCCATGAGTTATGCAGATGCAATGAAGTGGGCATTGTTACCGTCGTTTTTATTGCTAGTGTTGCGCGGCTTAACGAGTGCGTTTGGTCGTGTGCGTTCAATTATGGTGATGTCACTTTTGACAGTGATTATCAATGTGCCTATCAGTTATTGCTTTGCATTTGTGCTTAATATGGGCCTTGCAGGTCTAGGTTATGGCTCTTCGTTGGCTGCGCTGATTGTTATGCTGGGTTATGGGATATGGGTGTTTGATAGACAAGAGTTTAAGAAATTTGCTCCTTGGCTAAATGTACAAGAGTACTCGATTAAGTTGATGAAGCCTTTGTTGTCATTAGGTATCCCTATTGCGTTAGCCGCGAGTTTGGAAAATGGCCTCATCTACGGTGGAACCTTGCTCGCCGGAACTATTGGTGTGATGGCTTTAGCGATACACCAGATTCTACTGCAGTGCTTAAGCTTTGCTTGGAATATCAACTTTGGTTTTTCTCAAGCTTCTGCAATCTTGGTTGGACAAGATTTTGGAGCAGATAACCCGGAAGGTATTAAACAAACTTCAATTAAAAGCTTTGTCTTAGTAACAGCGCTAAGTGGCGTGCTATCTGCCATCTTTATTATATGGCCTGACTTTATTCTAGGAATGTTTGGCGTAGAGGCTTCCAATACTGAGCTAACTCGTATGTTCGCTTCTGTAATTTGGGTGGTAGCGCTTTGTTTCGTGGTAGATGGTTGGCAGTTGTTGGCAATTAACCTGCTTCGTGGGATGAAAATAGTTAATCGTCCGACAATATCGACCGCTGTTGGGTATTGGTTATTTGGTCTACCTTCGGCTTGGTATTTGATGTCTCATATTGGCCTAGCAGGTATATGGGCTGGTATTGGTGTCGGGTTGGCAGTGACAGGCGTACTGTTGCTGATACAGCTAAATAGCGCTATCCACAAACAGAGTCACAGCCATCGTCTTGCGCAAGCATAG